One segment of Gadus chalcogrammus isolate NIFS_2021 chromosome 8, NIFS_Gcha_1.0, whole genome shotgun sequence DNA contains the following:
- the LOC130387046 gene encoding E3 SUMO-protein ligase ZBED1-like produces MGDRFLEQQPAICATLLSPQVRKGQSQSALCTLNETDVANAEHLVKALKPMKDATTLISEESSPTVCLIAPLQAQLCQETTGNIAESSITRDIKKAINEDLSKRYTSDLERRTLRSASALDPRFKGLPFLSEDDVAETFGRVVAEAASLEQQVRVEEHEVTEGTQPTEEQNQSSPPAKRRAPSSLLENLLGNTFSSATQPISAYAQAEEEVNKFRGAPPVPLSEDPLSWWRKNEIMYPLLSKLGKRYFCIPATSVSAERVFSTAGDIVTAQRSTLTPEHVDQLLFLHKNLHMP; encoded by the exons ATGGGGGATCGCTTTTTGGAACAGCAGCCTGCTATCTGCGCCACTTTACTCTCTCCCCAGGTGAGGAAAGGACAATCACAATCTGCTCTCTGCACTCTCAATGAGACCGATGTCGCCAATGCAGAGCATTTAGTTAAGGCCCTCAAGCCAATGAAGGATGCTACTACGCTTATATCAGAGGAGAGTAGCCCCACTGTGTGTTTGATTGCCCCACTGCAAGCTCAACTCTGCCAGGAAACGACGGGCAACATTGCAGAGTCATCAATTACCCGCGATATAAAGAAGGCGATCAATGAGGACCTCAGCAAAAGGTACACGTCTGACCTAGAGAGAAGAACACTTCGTTCAGCTTCTGCTCTGGACCCGAGATTCAAGGGACTGCCTTTCCTTTCTGAAGATGATGTAGCGGAAACATTTGGAAGAGTTGTTGCTGAAGCTGCATCACTTGAG CAACAGGTAAGAGTGGAAGAACATGAAGTCACAGAGGGCACCCAACCTACAGAGGAGCAGAACCAAAGCTCCCCCCCTGCCAAGAGAAGAGCACCATCCTCTTTGTTGGAGAATCTGCTGGGGAATACCTTCTCTAGTGCAACTCAGCCCATCTCTGCCTATGCTCAAGCTGAGGAGGAGGTTAACAAGTTCCGTGGTGCTCCACCAGTTCCTCTCTCTGAGGACCCTCTCAGCTGGTGGAGGAAAAATGAGATCATGTATCCCCTGCTCTCCAAGTTGGGCAAGCGATACTTTTGTATTCCGGCCACCAGTGTCTCTGCAGAAAGAGTGTTCTCTACTGCAGGAGATATTGTGACTGCCCAGCGGAGCACACTCACACCAGAGCATGTAGACCAGCTCCTGTTTTTACACAAGAACTTGCATATGCCATGA
- the LOC130387044 gene encoding uncharacterized protein LOC130387044 has translation MVFVSTKPKSRQYTAADGVRSKRYKAVRGDLPDPDVLKVDEAYQDFMADLAPLITTLSISPGVPLVNSTFGSVQDGSPISYQHPVPVSRVIIHHPDAPSPPPLPLHGHRLDPSTCSFVCTHQQQCNAMALTINFDMARSIERATREQSGSAEWHSLRKMRLTSSRFREVCHVRGHSSAENLAERIRKGGVQTALMKRGLALEPVAIQEYAHIKNISYWPSGFVIHPDAPWLGSSPDGVVFDPTEAPPFGLVEVKCPNVKSYVDCGYLRMQNGALRLKPSHSYYWQVQGQLLITGMQWCDFVVFAEDDVLVQRIYKDAEVARVIRERGDYFFFYHFLI, from the exons ATGGTATTTGTCTCAACCAAACCAAAGTCGAGACAGTACACAGCTGCTGATGGTGTGAG GAGCAAGCGCTACAAAGCAGTGCGGGGGGACTTGCCAGACCCAGATGTCCTGAAGGTCGACGAGGCATACCAGGACTTCATGGCAGACCTTGCACCATTAATCACCACGCTCTCCATAAGTCCTGGTGTCCCCCTCGTCAATTCCACTTTTGGGAGCGTTCAAGATGGAAGCCCTATTTCTTATCAGCACCCTGTGCCAGTGAGTAGGGTCATCATCCACCACCCAGAcgcaccctctccacccccactgCCGTTACATGGTCACAGGCTGGACCCAAGCACATGTTCCTTTGTGTGCACTCACCAACAACAATGTAATGCAATGGCGCTTACCATCAATTTCGACATGGCAAGATCCATTGAGAGGGCCACAAGGGAACAGAGTGGTAGCGCAGAATGGCACAGCCTGAGGAAGATGAGGCTCACCTCCTCAAGGTTCCGGGAGGTGTGCCATGTCAGAGGTCACAGCTCTGCTGAGAACCTTGCCGAACGTATCCGCAAAGGTGGGGTTCAGACAGCTCTGATGAAGAGGGGGCTTGCACTGGAGCCAGTAGCTATTCAGGAGTATGCCCACATTAAAAACATCAGCTACTGGCCATCAGGATTTGTCATCCATCCAGATGCTCCCTGGCTCGGTTCTTCTCCAGATGGGGTCGTTTTTGATCCCACGGAGGCACCACCATTTgggctggtggaggtgaagTGTCCTAACGTGAAGAGCTACGTGGACTGCGGGTACCTGCGCATGCAGAATGGCGCCCTCCGTCTGAAGCCAAGCCACAGCTACTACTGGCAGGTGCAAGGCCAGCTGCTTATAACAGGGATGCAGTGGTGTGATTTTGTGGTTTTTGCAGAGGATGATGTTCTTGTGCAAAGAATTTATAAGGATGCTGAGGTTGCCAGGGTCataagggagaggggggattaTTTCTTTTTCTATCATTTCTTAATCTGa